The following are encoded in a window of Telmatobacter sp. DSM 110680 genomic DNA:
- the secY gene encoding preprotein translocase subunit SecY, with amino-acid sequence MLEKFLNIFRIPDLRKRVLFTLGILAVYRLGAFIPTPGVNTHQLELLFNAQSGSALGLMDLFGGGNLRRMTIFALGIMPYITASIIFQLLTVVYEPLARIQKEGELGRRKITQWTRYMTVVLGALQSIGIAAILTKQGLVLHPGIGFSLMTVLTLTTGTAFIMWLGEQITDRGIGNGMSLLIFAGIIAGLPRGVADLVGKVQTSAWGSLTIFAVLLLAVGMIAVVAFIVFVERSERRIPIQSARRIVGRRMMGGSSSHLPLKVNSGGVMPVIFASSILSAPLLFGQMEWVQSNRFFQPIIQALQPGYPWYETLYVLGIIFFAYFYVSIVMKPDDIADNFRKSGSFIPGIRPGKRTSDFINDILTRITLVGAIYLIIISLVPTFLISGIRFDKLFLVGRFFESLPTWATHGLGVNFYFGGTSLLIVVGVAMDTVNQIESQLIMRHYDGFSPRSGRIRGRKNW; translated from the coding sequence ATGCTTGAGAAGTTTCTGAATATCTTCCGGATTCCTGACCTGCGCAAGCGGGTTCTGTTTACATTGGGCATTCTCGCCGTGTACCGCCTGGGTGCGTTCATCCCTACCCCCGGCGTGAACACTCACCAGCTTGAGCTCCTGTTCAACGCCCAAAGCGGTTCGGCGCTAGGCTTGATGGACCTGTTCGGCGGCGGTAACCTGCGCCGAATGACCATCTTCGCGCTAGGCATCATGCCGTATATCACTGCGTCCATCATCTTCCAGTTGCTGACGGTGGTCTACGAGCCATTGGCGCGCATCCAGAAGGAAGGTGAACTGGGTCGCCGGAAGATCACGCAGTGGACGCGTTACATGACAGTCGTCCTCGGCGCATTGCAATCCATCGGCATCGCGGCCATTCTGACCAAGCAGGGTCTCGTACTTCATCCCGGCATCGGCTTCAGTCTGATGACCGTGCTGACTCTGACCACAGGCACAGCGTTCATCATGTGGTTGGGCGAACAGATTACTGACCGTGGCATCGGCAACGGCATGAGCCTGCTGATCTTTGCGGGCATCATTGCAGGTCTTCCGCGCGGCGTAGCCGACCTCGTCGGCAAGGTGCAGACCAGCGCCTGGGGTTCGCTCACCATCTTCGCCGTGCTGCTGCTGGCCGTGGGCATGATCGCGGTCGTTGCATTCATCGTCTTCGTGGAGCGCTCAGAACGCCGCATCCCCATCCAAAGCGCCCGCCGCATCGTGGGCCGCAGGATGATGGGTGGCTCGTCAAGCCATCTTCCACTCAAAGTGAACTCTGGCGGAGTTATGCCGGTTATTTTTGCCAGTTCCATCCTCTCGGCTCCGCTGCTTTTCGGCCAGATGGAGTGGGTGCAGAGCAATCGCTTCTTCCAGCCCATTATCCAAGCGCTCCAGCCCGGCTATCCCTGGTATGAAACGCTCTACGTTCTGGGCATTATCTTCTTTGCTTACTTCTACGTATCGATCGTCATGAAGCCGGACGACATCGCCGACAACTTCCGCAAGTCCGGATCGTTTATTCCCGGCATCCGCCCCGGAAAGCGCACCTCGGACTTCATCAACGACATCCTTACCCGGATTACGCTGGTCGGCGCGATCTACCTCATCATCATTTCCCTGGTGCCCACCTTCCTGATTTCGGGCATACGTTTTGACAAGCTATTTCTAGTTGGCCGGTTCTTTGAGAGTCTGCCGACTTGGGCAACACACGGTTTGGGGGTCAATTTCTACTTCGGCGGCACCTCGCTGCTGATCGTAGTAGGTGTCGCTATGGACACTGTCAACCAGATCGAATCGCAGCTGATCATGCGCCATTATGACGGCTTTTCCCCGCGTTCCGGTCGTATACGCGGAAGGAAAAACTGGTAA
- the rpsK gene encoding 30S ribosomal protein S11 encodes MAKPEQKAAAGKAGKNKKFKKRERKNVPYGICHIQASFNNTIVTITDQVGNTLSWKSSGSLGFRGSRKGTPFAAQQAASNAASMARDHGLRAVDVRVAGPGSGRESAIRALAAAGIDVRSIRDVTPVPHNGCRPPKRRRV; translated from the coding sequence ATGGCGAAACCAGAGCAGAAGGCCGCAGCCGGCAAAGCTGGCAAGAACAAGAAATTCAAGAAGCGCGAGCGCAAGAATGTGCCGTATGGTATCTGCCATATTCAAGCCTCGTTCAACAACACCATCGTGACCATCACCGACCAGGTGGGCAATACGCTCAGCTGGAAGAGCTCGGGTTCGCTCGGCTTTCGCGGTTCGCGCAAGGGCACGCCGTTCGCGGCGCAGCAGGCCGCATCGAACGCGGCGTCCATGGCGCGCGATCACGGTCTGCGGGCAGTCGACGTACGCGTCGCTGGTCCCGGATCGGGCCGCGAGTCGGCCATCCGTGCACTGGCAGCAGCTGGCATCGATGTTCGCTCAATCCGCGACGTCACGCCGGTGCCGCACAATGGTTGCCGTCCGCCAAAGCGGCGTCGCGTGTAA
- the rpsM gene encoding 30S ribosomal protein S13, with product MARIAGVDLPRNKQARIALTYIYGIGNPRSLKILEKAHVDANKKVQDLSEEEVNHIRQVIEDEGDVEGDLRKDTQMHIKRLIDIQSYRGNRHRRSLPVRGQRTHTNARTRKGPRKGTVAGKKKATAKT from the coding sequence ATGGCACGTATTGCTGGCGTCGATCTGCCCCGCAACAAGCAGGCTCGGATCGCGCTCACATACATCTACGGCATCGGTAATCCTCGGTCGCTGAAGATCCTGGAGAAGGCGCATGTTGACGCCAACAAAAAGGTTCAGGACCTTAGCGAAGAAGAGGTAAACCACATCCGCCAGGTGATTGAGGACGAGGGTGACGTCGAGGGCGATCTCCGCAAAGATACCCAGATGCACATCAAGCGCCTCATCGATATTCAGAGCTACCGCGGCAACCGGCATCGCCGGTCGTTGCCGGTACGTGGACAGCGCACCCACACCAATGCCCGCACCCGCAAGGGACCGCGTAAGGGCACTGTGGCGGGCAAGAAGAAAGCGACGGCGAAGACCTAA
- a CDS encoding adenylate kinase → MIVPGPILLLGAPGVGKGTQAKELVQHWGIPQISTGDLLRANVAQGTPLGKTAKEIMHRGELVPDSLVNEMVAVRLQQPDTVKGYILDGFPRTLAQAHWLDGRLAMQTEALPLVAVSIQVDYNQLLRRITGRRNCPVCQTIYNVYSKPPQRAGFCDVEGAALTQRSDDTEKAFAERMRAYAAQTAPVIEHYRELGRFIEVPGDGQIAAIAAGIVAAVERLRK, encoded by the coding sequence ATGATCGTACCTGGACCGATTCTCCTGTTGGGTGCACCGGGCGTGGGCAAGGGTACCCAGGCCAAGGAGTTGGTGCAACATTGGGGGATACCCCAGATTTCAACCGGTGACCTGCTCCGGGCCAATGTGGCCCAAGGTACGCCGCTGGGCAAGACGGCCAAAGAGATCATGCACCGGGGAGAACTGGTCCCTGACTCCCTGGTCAACGAGATGGTAGCCGTTAGGCTGCAGCAGCCGGATACGGTTAAAGGCTACATTTTGGATGGGTTCCCCCGGACGTTGGCGCAGGCGCATTGGCTGGATGGACGCCTGGCGATGCAAACAGAGGCTTTACCACTGGTTGCCGTCAGTATCCAAGTGGATTATAATCAGTTACTGCGCCGAATTACGGGGCGCAGGAACTGTCCAGTCTGCCAGACCATCTACAACGTTTATTCAAAGCCGCCCCAGCGGGCTGGCTTTTGCGATGTAGAAGGTGCTGCACTGACCCAGAGATCTGATGACACGGAAAAGGCTTTTGCGGAGCGCATGCGCGCCTACGCTGCCCAAACCGCGCCTGTGATTGAGCACTATCGGGAATTGGGTCGGTTTATCGAAGTGCCCGGAGACGGGCAGATCGCCGCGATTGCGGCTGGAATTGTTGCCGCCGTTGAGCGGCTGCGCAAATAG
- the infA gene encoding translation initiation factor IF-1: MSKEDAIEVMATVVETLPNAMFKVKLETNHEVLAHVSGRMRKNFIRILPGDRVAVELSPYDLNRGRIVYRYK, from the coding sequence TTGTCGAAGGAAGACGCGATTGAGGTCATGGCAACGGTGGTTGAAACGTTGCCCAACGCAATGTTCAAGGTGAAGCTCGAGACGAATCATGAAGTGCTGGCTCATGTCTCGGGCAGAATGCGCAAAAATTTCATCCGCATTTTGCCGGGTGATCGCGTAGCCGTAGAACTCAGTCCGTACGACCTGAACCGCGGGCGAATTGTGTACCGCTACAAATAA
- the rpmJ gene encoding 50S ribosomal protein L36 → MKVRASVKKICVKCKVINRHGVVRVICENAKHKQRQG, encoded by the coding sequence ATGAAGGTCCGTGCATCAGTTAAGAAGATTTGCGTTAAGTGCAAGGTCATTAACCGCCATGGGGTGGTTCGCGTGATCTGCGAGAACGCAAAGCACAAGCAGCGCCAGGGCTAA
- the map gene encoding type I methionyl aminopeptidase, translated as MAVVLKSSLEIEKMRRAGKVVREVLELVRSHVKPGATTLDLEKVAEARISELGAKPAFKGYHGFPCVLCTSVNNEVVHGIPSKKRVLKEGDIVSVDCGAIVDGFFGDAAITVPVGEKIAPDTARLLEVTEKSLHAGISVVKPGATLGDIGAAVQKVVEAEGFSVVRDFVGHGIGSHMHEDPQVPNFGEAGSGMKLRAGMVIAIEPMVNAGKPNVRVLRDGWTAVTDDGSMSAHFEHTVAVTDTGAKVLTE; from the coding sequence GTGGCTGTCGTATTGAAGTCGTCTCTAGAGATCGAGAAGATGCGCCGCGCAGGCAAGGTTGTCCGCGAGGTGTTGGAACTCGTGCGCAGTCATGTCAAGCCAGGCGCGACTACTCTTGATCTCGAAAAGGTCGCGGAAGCGCGCATCAGCGAACTGGGCGCCAAGCCGGCTTTCAAGGGATACCACGGATTTCCGTGTGTGCTTTGCACCTCAGTCAACAACGAGGTTGTGCACGGTATTCCATCCAAGAAGCGTGTCTTGAAAGAAGGGGACATTGTCTCAGTGGATTGCGGGGCGATAGTTGACGGCTTTTTCGGTGATGCCGCGATCACGGTCCCAGTTGGAGAAAAGATTGCGCCCGACACAGCGCGACTGCTTGAGGTCACGGAGAAGTCGCTGCACGCCGGCATCTCAGTGGTGAAGCCCGGAGCGACGCTGGGCGATATCGGGGCAGCAGTGCAGAAGGTAGTCGAAGCCGAAGGGTTTTCGGTGGTACGAGATTTTGTTGGACATGGGATCGGCAGTCATATGCACGAGGATCCGCAGGTGCCGAACTTCGGCGAAGCGGGGTCCGGCATGAAGTTGCGGGCCGGAATGGTGATTGCGATCGAGCCTATGGTGAACGCCGGAAAGCCGAATGTGCGCGTATTGCGCGATGGCTGGACGGCGGTTACAGACGATGGAAGTATGAGTGCTCATTTTGAGCACACGGTGGCGGTTACCGACACCGGCGCAAAGGTCCTGACTGAGTAG